The following proteins are encoded in a genomic region of Mahella australiensis 50-1 BON:
- the istA gene encoding IS21 family transposase, producing the protein MTIEVDLYQEIRQLYAVEHCSQREIARRLGISRNTVKKYCQGACMPGQRKPYQGRIAPVLTTEVIEFIHSCLEQDKQENVKKQQHTAKRIYDRLVEEKGFMGGESTVRQYVQQLRQNVNNAYIPLSFEPGEAVQVDWGAAKVYIKGVKQTVHLFCMRLCFSCDIFVMAFTRENEESFLEGHRAGFEYFGGVARKEIFDNSRLAVKEGWGTHVVKEQQRFMALKAHYAFATEYCNLAEGHEKGLVEGLVGYIRRNVLVPLVHVDSIEELNQIILDRCIKYRSHTIRGRSQTVGKGYETERASLIPLPLYPFDTAIQVTAGVNEFGIVRFDGSQYSVPLHLVGKNVTVKGYGTTVRIYYHNEDVAAYPRSYTANTVQYQLSHYIDLLEKRPRAVLNAKPVKQANIPQEILRWGQRLPAGNRDMVKLLRLVVDYGTERILKEIKALDISSPTIELLRSRLTDSDDNGAVDNVIPFPNDVSVKEVSLNAYDVLLAGGDKNHE; encoded by the coding sequence GTGACAATTGAAGTGGATCTATATCAAGAAATTCGTCAGCTTTATGCTGTAGAGCATTGCTCGCAAAGGGAGATTGCCAGGCGTTTGGGTATCTCACGCAATACTGTCAAAAAGTATTGCCAAGGTGCATGTATGCCAGGGCAACGCAAACCTTACCAAGGAAGGATTGCCCCGGTACTAACCACGGAAGTAATCGAGTTTATCCACTCCTGCTTGGAACAGGATAAACAAGAGAACGTCAAAAAGCAGCAGCATACGGCAAAAAGGATTTATGACCGTTTGGTAGAGGAAAAAGGGTTTATGGGCGGAGAGTCCACTGTAAGGCAGTACGTCCAGCAACTGCGGCAAAACGTCAATAACGCCTATATCCCTTTATCCTTTGAGCCCGGTGAAGCGGTCCAAGTGGATTGGGGAGCGGCTAAGGTATATATAAAAGGCGTAAAACAAACCGTACATTTGTTCTGTATGCGCTTGTGCTTTAGCTGCGATATCTTTGTCATGGCTTTTACCAGGGAAAATGAAGAATCTTTCCTGGAAGGCCATAGAGCCGGTTTTGAATACTTCGGCGGCGTAGCAAGAAAGGAGATATTCGACAATTCCCGGCTTGCTGTAAAAGAAGGCTGGGGTACCCATGTAGTTAAAGAACAGCAGCGCTTTATGGCATTGAAGGCCCATTATGCCTTTGCAACTGAGTACTGCAACCTGGCAGAGGGGCATGAAAAAGGACTGGTAGAAGGCCTGGTAGGATATATACGTCGCAATGTACTGGTACCTCTTGTGCACGTCGATAGCATAGAAGAGCTAAATCAGATAATACTGGATAGATGCATAAAGTACCGCTCGCATACCATAAGGGGCCGTTCCCAAACAGTGGGTAAAGGCTATGAGACCGAACGAGCCAGCTTGATACCGTTGCCCTTATATCCCTTTGATACTGCCATTCAGGTTACTGCCGGTGTAAATGAATTTGGCATAGTGCGTTTTGACGGCAGCCAGTATTCGGTCCCTCTTCATTTGGTGGGCAAGAATGTTACCGTCAAAGGATACGGCACAACGGTCAGGATATATTATCATAATGAGGATGTGGCTGCCTATCCTAGGAGCTATACGGCAAATACTGTTCAGTATCAGTTGAGCCATTACATTGACCTTTTGGAGAAGCGTCCCAGAGCGGTGTTGAATGCTAAACCAGTTAAGCAAGCCAATATACCTCAGGAAATACTGCGATGGGGACAAAGATTGCCGGCAGGTAACCGCGATATGGTGAAACTGCTCAGGCTGGTGGTAGACTATGGCACAGAACGCATACTAAAAGAGATCAAAGCATTGGATATATCATCGCCTACCATTGAGCTTTTAAGGAGCAGATTAACCGATAGCGACGATAATGGTGCCGTGGATAATGTTATACCCTTTCCGAATGATGTATCGGTTAAAGAGGTATCGTTAAACGCTTATGACGTGCTCTTGGCAGGAGGTGATAAGAACCATGAGTGA
- a CDS encoding nucleotidyltransferase domain-containing protein produces the protein MIDMKREQEILIKITKSILEQKDLELDNTIIKALDWEYLLQISLRHKVFPIVYKAISKYIPIKYQAFYDQKYYDIVKKINIRMLELDRILKLAEQNNIEVILLKGPALAEIIYNDIYIRQFVDIDLLVKEADMEKMYYLLNSIGYLQKISFDKNTNRYNTVDKPIFKYGSDFHEFQCIKDIGDNIYIFVEIKRASSAIPLKHIGDFLENVQSISINGIDIKTLNLTYTFLHLCSNFFTNFETEWGVNHETNLRDILDTCMFISKHGDFLNWTEINSLSNKYEIAHKIYYVLKCMTGMVGKVISNEIIESFNPNKVTYYFNGNSDGSINAWESDFVFRLFNDKERKREFVKLTKLKIYNARNYDNHDKVEKESFATLTNVKTYRHFFIESLQWDIEYMFTCDNTSLYLNVIIDNNIYEQLGNYYLFVLFIDNNLDNAIPSRTITITKDESLQVQFVNLQQCSWQFVELGNKRLIKVLIPFECLDMNFKDSDNRIFHNIEFREKIGCDGFRTIGGKYEPIFLKI, from the coding sequence ATGATAGACATGAAACGTGAGCAAGAAATACTGATTAAAATTACTAAAAGTATTTTAGAGCAAAAAGATTTAGAGTTAGATAACACAATAATAAAAGCACTAGACTGGGAATATTTGTTGCAAATTTCACTCCGGCATAAAGTGTTCCCAATTGTTTATAAAGCTATTAGCAAATATATACCTATTAAGTACCAAGCTTTTTATGATCAAAAATATTATGATATTGTTAAAAAAATTAATATTAGAATGCTTGAATTAGATAGGATTCTCAAGCTTGCAGAACAAAACAACATTGAGGTTATTTTGTTGAAAGGTCCCGCTTTAGCCGAGATTATATACAATGACATATATATCAGACAGTTTGTGGATATAGACCTCTTAGTAAAAGAAGCCGATATGGAGAAAATGTACTACTTGTTAAATAGTATTGGATATTTACAGAAAATAAGCTTTGATAAAAATACGAATCGATATAATACAGTAGATAAACCAATTTTTAAATATGGATCGGATTTCCATGAATTTCAATGTATTAAAGATATCGGTGATAATATTTACATCTTTGTTGAAATAAAGAGAGCCTCATCTGCTATACCTTTAAAGCATATAGGTGATTTTCTTGAAAATGTACAAAGTATTAGTATTAATGGGATTGATATAAAAACATTAAATTTAACTTATACATTCCTCCATCTGTGCTCGAATTTCTTTACAAATTTTGAAACAGAATGGGGAGTTAATCATGAAACGAATTTACGAGATATACTCGATACATGTATGTTTATCTCAAAGCATGGCGATTTTTTAAATTGGACTGAAATTAATTCATTATCTAATAAATATGAAATTGCCCATAAAATTTATTATGTTTTAAAATGTATGACAGGAATGGTTGGTAAAGTAATATCGAATGAAATTATTGAGTCTTTTAACCCCAATAAAGTTACATACTATTTTAATGGAAATAGTGATGGAAGTATAAATGCATGGGAAAGTGATTTTGTTTTCAGACTTTTTAATGATAAAGAAAGAAAACGAGAGTTCGTAAAGCTCACCAAATTGAAGATTTATAATGCAAGGAATTATGATAATCATGATAAAGTAGAAAAAGAGTCCTTTGCAACGTTGACTAATGTCAAAACATATAGACATTTTTTTATAGAATCTTTGCAATGGGATATTGAATATATGTTTACATGTGATAATACAAGTTTATATCTTAATGTAATCATTGACAATAATATTTACGAACAATTAGGCAATTATTATCTTTTTGTTTTATTTATAGATAATAATCTTGATAATGCTATACCTAGTAGGACCATTACCATTACGAAAGATGAAAGTTTGCAAGTACAATTTGTTAATTTACAGCAGTGTAGTTGGCAATTTGTTGAGTTAGGTAATAAAAGGCTAATTAAAGTATTAATTCCTTTTGAGTGTTTAGATATGAATTTTAAGGACTCTGACAATAGAATTTTTCATAATATTGAATTTCGGGAAAAGATAGGATGTGATGGGTTTAGAACTATAGGTGGCAAATACGAGCCAATATTTTTAAAAATTTAA
- the istB gene encoding IS21-like element helper ATPase IstB, translating to MSEINPKKELIRLYAKQLRLPTIAKYEPIMRHATEDGMGYEDFLCELLANEVATRQENQLKRRIKAAGFPLAKSLDEFDFKALEHVEEALVWQLATGDFVANRENVIMIGNPGTGKTHLAIGLGMRICKAGYKVRFYTAAQLANELAEAQEYHRLSKIEKQLSKIDLLILDELSYLSFNKHHSELLFQVLSERSERASVMITTNLEFSRWVEFFQDTVLTAALVDRLTFRAHILNMNGTSYRFKQQAAAQRG from the coding sequence ATGAGTGAGATAAATCCCAAAAAGGAACTTATACGCCTATATGCCAAGCAGCTTCGCCTGCCTACCATAGCCAAATACGAACCGATTATGCGTCACGCCACAGAGGACGGCATGGGCTATGAGGATTTCTTATGCGAGTTATTGGCCAACGAGGTGGCTACACGACAGGAAAATCAGCTAAAGCGCAGGATTAAAGCAGCAGGCTTTCCACTCGCTAAATCGCTGGATGAGTTTGATTTCAAAGCGTTGGAGCATGTCGAAGAAGCACTGGTCTGGCAGCTGGCTACAGGTGATTTTGTAGCAAATCGGGAGAATGTCATCATGATAGGCAACCCGGGTACCGGCAAAACCCACTTGGCCATCGGCTTAGGCATGAGAATATGCAAAGCCGGATACAAGGTGAGATTTTACACAGCGGCCCAGTTGGCTAACGAGCTGGCCGAAGCTCAGGAGTACCATCGCTTGAGCAAGATAGAGAAGCAACTGTCTAAAATTGATCTTCTCATACTTGACGAGCTTTCCTACCTGAGCTTCAATAAGCACCATTCGGAGCTTTTGTTTCAGGTTTTATCCGAACGCTCAGAGAGAGCCAGCGTAATGATAACCACTAACTTAGAGTTCTCCCGTTGGGTAGAATTTTTTCAAGATACCGTACTGACAGCAGCGCTGGTAGACCGCTTAACCTTTAGGGCTCACATACTCAATATGAACGGTACATCATACCGGTTCAAGCAGCAAGCAGCAGCCCAGCGAGGATAG
- a CDS encoding ABC transporter ATP-binding protein, protein MAIIEVKNLYKEFKVYKRNSGFFDTVKSLFHREFEIKRAVEDVSFSVAKGELVGYIGPNGAGKSTTIKILTGILYPTSGEVLVRGIVPQKNRKENAMHIGVVFGQRSQLYWDLPMIDTFDLYKKMYKIDDKIFKQNVDFYTDILDMGEFINRPIRQLSLGQKMRAEFSIALLHNPDILYLDEPTIGLDVLTKKRIREFIRQINKERQTTVILTTHDMDDIEQICDRLILIDKGKILYDGKVEEFKTNFSEESIIEFSYGQKYGSDDKDILEVEGIKLSDGENSKKYASFNKKQYTAAQVIRMLMGIYDIIDFSIKDPKIEDILIKMYTTVGNRGGDNQ, encoded by the coding sequence ATGGCTATTATTGAAGTAAAGAATTTGTATAAAGAATTTAAAGTTTATAAAAGAAACTCTGGTTTTTTTGATACTGTTAAATCTCTTTTTCACCGTGAATTTGAAATAAAAAGAGCTGTTGAGGATGTATCGTTTTCAGTAGCTAAAGGCGAGCTTGTAGGGTACATAGGGCCAAACGGGGCCGGAAAATCCACGACTATCAAAATATTGACCGGAATTCTTTACCCTACATCTGGAGAAGTTTTGGTTAGGGGAATCGTTCCTCAAAAAAATAGAAAAGAAAATGCTATGCATATTGGTGTGGTGTTTGGTCAACGTAGCCAGCTATATTGGGACTTGCCCATGATAGATACATTTGATCTTTATAAAAAGATGTACAAAATTGATGATAAAATCTTTAAACAAAATGTTGATTTTTATACGGATATTTTAGACATGGGAGAGTTCATAAACCGTCCTATTAGGCAATTGTCACTTGGCCAAAAAATGAGAGCAGAATTTTCAATCGCGCTTCTACATAATCCGGATATCTTGTATCTGGATGAACCTACAATAGGACTGGATGTGCTCACTAAAAAACGTATAAGAGAGTTTATAAGACAAATAAACAAAGAGCGGCAGACAACAGTAATTCTGACAACTCATGATATGGATGATATCGAACAAATATGTGACAGACTTATACTCATTGATAAAGGAAAAATCCTGTATGACGGAAAAGTAGAGGAGTTTAAAACCAACTTTTCAGAAGAAAGCATTATAGAGTTTAGTTATGGACAAAAGTATGGAAGCGATGATAAGGATATTCTCGAAGTTGAGGGTATAAAGTTGTCTGATGGTGAAAATAGCAAAAAATATGCTTCATTTAACAAAAAGCAGTATACAGCAGCTCAAGTAATTCGAATGCTTATGGGTATATATGATATTATAGATTTTTCGATTAAAGACCCAAAAATCGAAGATATCCTAATTAAGATGTACACAACAGTTGGAAATAGAGGGGGAGATAATCAATGA
- a CDS encoding IS66 family transposase, translating into MDESESKIIRTYDEDIDAVIVMVKDMSLHIDLLNGTIICLNNKIVDLEAFNARQEIQIAELEARLNKNSDNSSKPPSSDGYKKAVYNTRQKSGKLSGGQPGHEGETLEKVQNPDEIIEYKVADTCDYGCSLTDIGAVKRTRQVFDISEPQIKVTEYVTYEKVCPICGKVYKREFPAEVTQPAQYGQNMCALMNYLTYYQLLPLERAAETDRDVTGQKVSEGTLVNAATALYEGLEGPVEEIKQSIIDSEIAHLDETGIRSEGSTKWLHVACTDRAAYYAVHEKSPAVKCQGPIGNIRNMANTLVFRTDESWRNLKKF; encoded by the coding sequence ATGGATGAATCAGAATCAAAAATCATTAGGACATACGATGAAGACATCGATGCGGTAATAGTCATGGTGAAAGATATGAGCTTACACATTGATTTGTTAAATGGAACCATCATATGCCTCAATAACAAGATTGTAGATTTAGAAGCATTTAATGCTAGACAAGAAATACAAATTGCTGAACTTGAAGCCAGGCTCAACAAAAACAGCGACAACAGCAGCAAGCCGCCATCATCAGATGGATACAAAAAAGCTGTGTATAACACCCGCCAAAAGAGCGGCAAGCTCAGCGGCGGCCAACCCGGTCATGAAGGTGAAACACTGGAGAAAGTTCAGAATCCTGATGAAATTATCGAATACAAAGTAGCGGACACCTGCGATTACGGATGCAGCTTAACCGATATTGGGGCTGTTAAAAGAACCCGTCAGGTATTTGATATATCAGAACCGCAGATTAAAGTAACCGAATATGTGACCTATGAGAAAGTATGTCCAATATGCGGTAAGGTATATAAGAGGGAATTCCCGGCCGAGGTGACTCAACCGGCACAATATGGTCAAAATATGTGTGCATTGATGAATTATCTTACATACTATCAGCTGTTGCCATTGGAAAGGGCAGCTGAAACGGATCGAGATGTTACAGGCCAAAAAGTCAGTGAAGGGACACTGGTAAATGCCGCAACCGCTCTTTATGAAGGATTAGAAGGCCCTGTAGAAGAGATCAAGCAGAGTATTATTGACTCAGAAATAGCGCATCTCGACGAAACCGGTATACGTTCAGAAGGAAGCACCAAATGGCTGCATGTAGCATGTACCGATAGAGCTGCTTATTATGCTGTCCACGAAAAAAGTCCAGCGGTTAAATGTCAAGGTCCAATTGGAAATATCCGTAATATGGCAAACACTCTCGTTTTCAGAACCGATGAAAGTTGGAGAAATCTAAAGAAATTCTGA